From Streptomyces sp. NBC_00775, one genomic window encodes:
- a CDS encoding RpiB/LacA/LacB family sugar-phosphate isomerase, producing the protein MRISVSSDMDEPVARSLVAELRSRGHEVRTHGALRPGDDPRWAACSEAAAREVAAGTSDQAIVCCWTGTGASIAANKVPGVRAALCTDAYTADGARRWNDANVLALSLRLTSEPLLKEILDAWFAARASEDADDRENIAHVGRLDLGG; encoded by the coding sequence ATGCGGATCTCCGTTTCCTCGGACATGGACGAACCCGTGGCCCGCTCCCTTGTCGCGGAGCTGCGCAGCCGTGGCCACGAGGTGCGGACGCATGGGGCGCTGCGCCCCGGGGACGACCCGCGGTGGGCGGCATGCTCGGAGGCGGCGGCCCGGGAGGTCGCCGCCGGGACGTCGGACCAGGCGATCGTGTGCTGCTGGACCGGCACCGGCGCGTCGATCGCCGCGAACAAGGTGCCAGGGGTACGAGCGGCCCTGTGCACGGACGCGTACACGGCGGACGGCGCCCGCCGCTGGAACGACGCCAATGTGCTGGCGCTCAGTCTGCGGCTGACGTCCGAGCCGCTGCTCAAGGAGATCCTTGACGCCTGGTTCGCCGCCCGGGCCAGCGAGGACGCCGACGACCGGGAGAACATCGCCCACGTCGGACGCCTCGACCTCGGGGGATAG
- the lpdA gene encoding dihydrolipoyl dehydrogenase: MSAHFDVVVLGAGPGGYVAAIRAAQLGLSTAIVEEKYWGGVCLNVGCIPSKALLRNAELAHIFTQEAKTFGIQVNGEVSFDYGAAFTRSRKVADGRVKGVHYLMKKNKITQYTGRGTFSDDRTLQVALADGGTETVTFGHCVIAAGATTKLLPGTSLSERVVTYEEQILSDTLPESIIIAGAGAIGVEFAYVLHNYGVDVTLVEFLDRIVPLEDEEVSAELARRYKRLGINVLTSTRVEAINDSGDSVKVMVTTGGQRQTLQAGKVLQAIGFQPRVQGYGLENTGVKLTDRGAIDIDGRCRTSVPHIYAIGDVTAKLMLAHAAESMGIVAAETIADAETMELDYVMIPRATYCQPQIASFGWTEAQAREKGFDVKVAKFPFTANGKSHGLGDTAGFVKILSDARYGELLGAHLIGPEVTELLPELTLAQQWDLTVHEVARNVHGHPTLGEAVKEAIHGLAGHMINM; the protein is encoded by the coding sequence ATGAGCGCACACTTTGACGTGGTGGTCCTGGGCGCCGGCCCGGGTGGATATGTCGCGGCGATCAGGGCGGCCCAGCTCGGCCTCAGCACGGCGATCGTCGAGGAGAAGTACTGGGGCGGGGTGTGCCTCAACGTGGGGTGCATCCCGTCGAAGGCACTGCTGCGCAACGCGGAGCTGGCCCATATCTTCACCCAGGAGGCCAAGACCTTCGGCATCCAGGTGAACGGCGAGGTGAGCTTCGACTACGGCGCGGCCTTCACCCGCAGTCGCAAGGTGGCGGACGGGCGCGTCAAGGGCGTCCACTACCTGATGAAGAAGAACAAGATCACCCAGTACACCGGCCGTGGCACCTTCAGCGACGACCGCACCCTCCAGGTCGCCCTCGCCGACGGCGGCACGGAAACCGTCACCTTCGGCCACTGCGTCATCGCCGCAGGCGCCACCACGAAGCTGCTGCCCGGCACCTCGCTCAGCGAGCGCGTGGTGACGTACGAGGAGCAGATCCTGTCCGACACGCTCCCTGAGAGCATCATCATCGCGGGCGCGGGGGCCATCGGCGTCGAGTTCGCATACGTCCTGCACAACTACGGCGTCGACGTCACCCTCGTCGAGTTCCTCGACCGCATCGTCCCACTGGAGGACGAGGAGGTCTCCGCGGAGCTGGCCCGCCGTTACAAGCGGCTCGGCATCAATGTGCTGACCTCCACCCGGGTCGAGGCGATCAACGACTCGGGCGATTCCGTCAAGGTCATGGTGACCACGGGCGGCCAGCGGCAGACGCTGCAGGCCGGCAAGGTGCTCCAGGCGATCGGCTTCCAGCCGCGCGTGCAGGGCTACGGCCTGGAGAACACCGGCGTCAAGCTCACCGACCGCGGGGCGATCGACATCGACGGGCGCTGCCGCACGAGCGTCCCGCACATCTACGCCATCGGTGACGTGACGGCGAAGCTGATGCTCGCCCACGCGGCCGAGTCGATGGGCATCGTGGCGGCCGAGACGATCGCCGACGCGGAGACCATGGAGCTCGACTACGTCATGATCCCGCGGGCGACCTACTGCCAGCCGCAGATCGCCAGCTTCGGCTGGACCGAGGCGCAGGCCCGCGAGAAGGGCTTCGACGTCAAGGTGGCGAAGTTCCCGTTCACCGCCAACGGCAAGTCGCACGGTCTGGGCGACACCGCGGGCTTCGTCAAGATCCTCAGCGACGCCCGGTACGGCGAGCTCCTCGGTGCCCACCTGATCGGCCCCGAGGTCACCGAGCTCCTCCCGGAGCTGACCCTCGCCCAGCAGTGGGACCTGACCGTCCACGAGGTCGCGCGCAACGTGCACGGCCACCCGACGCTCGGCGAGGCGGTCAAGGAGGCCATCCACGGGCTGGCCGGCCACATGATCAACATGTGA
- a CDS encoding alcohol dehydrogenase, with protein sequence MTTYRVAQVTAVGGPFEITEREVPRPGPGHVRIAVEACGICHSDSYFVNAGLPGVRFPVVAGHEIAGSIEELGEGTQERGWRVGDRVAVGWFGGSCGYCEPCRQGDFIVCENLKVPGWAYDGGFAEAVIAPADALARIPDALTASDAGPMACAGVTTFNGLRRSSAQPGDRVAVLGIGGLGHLGVQYAVAMGFETVAIARGAGKADFAKQLGAHHYIDSTGDTAVADALRSLGGVKVVLATAGSSDAITATMDGLSHRGELVVIGVAPEPLGISPLQLLMSGKVVRGHPSGTAQDVQDTMAFSALHGIRPTVETVPLDQADEAYQKMLSGTARFRMVLTTR encoded by the coding sequence ATGACTACCTATCGAGTTGCCCAGGTGACCGCCGTCGGCGGGCCGTTCGAGATCACTGAGCGTGAGGTGCCGCGGCCGGGCCCCGGCCATGTACGGATCGCCGTGGAGGCCTGCGGGATCTGCCACAGCGACTCCTACTTCGTGAATGCCGGCCTGCCGGGCGTCCGGTTTCCGGTGGTTGCCGGGCATGAGATCGCCGGGAGCATCGAAGAGCTCGGCGAGGGCACGCAAGAACGAGGCTGGCGGGTGGGAGATCGAGTGGCGGTGGGCTGGTTCGGAGGCAGCTGCGGCTACTGCGAGCCTTGCAGACAGGGCGACTTCATCGTGTGCGAGAACCTCAAGGTCCCCGGGTGGGCCTATGACGGGGGCTTCGCCGAGGCGGTGATCGCGCCGGCCGACGCCTTGGCCCGGATTCCCGACGCGCTGACGGCGAGCGACGCGGGGCCCATGGCCTGCGCGGGTGTGACCACGTTCAACGGGCTGCGGCGCAGCTCCGCCCAGCCGGGCGATCGGGTCGCCGTACTCGGCATCGGCGGACTCGGCCACCTGGGCGTGCAGTACGCGGTCGCCATGGGCTTCGAGACGGTGGCGATCGCCCGGGGAGCCGGCAAGGCCGACTTCGCCAAGCAACTCGGCGCTCACCACTACATCGACAGCACGGGAGACACCGCCGTCGCGGACGCCCTGCGGTCTCTCGGCGGTGTCAAGGTCGTGCTGGCCACCGCCGGCAGTTCCGATGCCATCACGGCGACCATGGACGGGCTGTCGCACCGTGGTGAGCTGGTGGTCATCGGGGTGGCTCCCGAGCCACTGGGGATCAGCCCGCTCCAGCTGCTCATGAGCGGCAAGGTCGTCCGCGGCCACCCGTCGGGCACCGCGCAGGATGTGCAGGACACCATGGCGTTCAGCGCCCTGCACGGCATCCGCCCGACCGTCGAGACCGTCCCGCTGGACCAGGCCGACGAGGCGTATCAGAAGATGCTCTCCGGCACGGCCCGCTTCCGGATGGTGCTCACCACCCGCTGA
- a CDS encoding aminotransferase-like domain-containing protein has translation MAAPRYKTLVDALASDIRTGRLAAGVRLPTHRGLAAREGIAVVTATRVYAELESMGLVSREQGRGTFVRDIAVPAGHGIDQQVVATDAVDLNFNYPSLPGQADLLRQALREVATSGDLDTLLRYQPHRGRPQDRASIARHLRRRGITTDADRILIANGAQHGLAITVMAMLNAGDVVAVDALTYPGFKVLAHAFHLDLAPIPATADGPNLDALEKLCVTRPVRAVYTMPTLHNPLGWVMPATDRTRLIEIARHHGALIIEDASYAYLAENPPPPLAATAPDITVYVSGLSKSIATGLRVGFVVAPPSTVPSLERAIRATTWNTPALTTAIACRWLDDGTVDHLEAQKRDDAKARQAIARQELAGLPLVGHPSSYFTWLPLPDDARADRLTATLARQHISVSTAEPFTTSPHTPQAIRLALGSTDLDSLRSTLRTVRRVTVEDAYA, from the coding sequence ATGGCAGCCCCGCGGTACAAAACGCTGGTCGACGCGCTCGCCTCCGACATCCGGACCGGGCGGCTCGCCGCGGGCGTACGGCTGCCGACGCACCGCGGGCTCGCCGCCCGTGAGGGCATCGCCGTGGTGACCGCGACCCGGGTGTACGCCGAGCTGGAAAGCATGGGGCTGGTGAGCCGCGAACAGGGCCGCGGCACGTTCGTGCGCGACATCGCGGTTCCCGCCGGCCACGGCATCGACCAGCAGGTCGTCGCCACGGACGCGGTCGACCTCAACTTCAACTATCCGTCGCTGCCCGGGCAGGCCGATCTCCTTCGGCAGGCGCTGCGAGAGGTGGCCACCTCCGGCGACCTCGACACCCTGCTGCGCTACCAGCCACACCGAGGGCGCCCCCAGGACAGAGCCTCGATCGCACGACACCTCAGACGCCGGGGCATCACCACCGACGCGGACCGGATCCTCATCGCCAACGGCGCGCAGCACGGCCTGGCCATCACCGTCATGGCCATGCTCAACGCCGGCGACGTCGTCGCGGTCGACGCTCTCACCTACCCGGGTTTCAAGGTGCTCGCGCATGCCTTTCATCTCGACCTGGCGCCCATCCCCGCAACCGCCGACGGACCGAATCTCGACGCCCTGGAGAAGCTGTGCGTAACCCGCCCGGTGCGCGCGGTCTACACCATGCCCACCTTGCACAACCCGCTGGGCTGGGTCATGCCGGCAACCGACCGCACCCGCCTGATCGAGATCGCCCGACACCACGGCGCGCTCATCATCGAAGACGCTTCCTACGCCTACCTGGCCGAGAACCCTCCACCGCCGCTGGCAGCGACCGCGCCGGACATCACCGTCTACGTCTCCGGACTGTCCAAGAGCATCGCCACCGGCCTCCGGGTCGGCTTCGTCGTCGCCCCGCCCTCCACGGTGCCGTCTCTCGAACGCGCGATCCGGGCGACCACCTGGAACACCCCGGCCCTCACCACCGCCATCGCCTGCCGCTGGCTCGACGACGGCACGGTGGACCACCTGGAAGCGCAGAAACGAGACGACGCCAAGGCCCGCCAAGCAATCGCCAGACAGGAGCTGGCAGGCCTACCACTCGTCGGCCACCCCTCGTCCTACTTCACCTGGCTGCCGCTGCCCGACGACGCACGCGCCGACCGCCTGACCGCCACCCTCGCACGTCAGCACATCTCGGTATCCACGGCCGAACCGTTCACCACCTCGCCGCACACACCCCAGGCGATCCGCCTCGCTCTGGGCTCGACCGACCTGGACAGCCTCCGGTCGACGCTGCGCACAGTGCGCCGAGTCACCGTCGAGGACGCCTACGCTTGA
- a CDS encoding ATP-binding SpoIIE family protein phosphatase produces the protein MDLDETLRELRRAAVPAFADSIIIHLQDPLPVGDEKSAAPVALHLHSIDSAPELADTERTRTAGLKSLPLRSDVAERVHPVTGGRLARLLLAGRPAFGDTPGVALAVAELLGPVAQAPGMLPPGRSQIIAPLHGRHHVVGTVVLLRRPDRLAFTGDDLLVASQLATHTAIGVQKAVMYGHEASVADTLQHTMLPSSLPEPTGVRLASRYLPASKTAQVGGDWYDAIPLSGNRVALIVGDVMGHSMTSAAIMGQLRTIVQTLAGLDLPPDEVMHHLDEQALRLGSDHIATCLYAIYDPISHRLLMASAGHPPAVLLHPDGQAEVLRIPPGAPIGVGGVAFESVEMAAPTGATLLLYTDGLVESRDTDVGTGIEALRTHLQAALHGHAAPSLELLCDQLLGTMAPGARDDDIALLTARFEGFPPDSVGYWYLDPHPLTAGQARRLTRRALRRWGLESLLDSTELMVSEVVTNAVRYASRPIALRLLRTDVLRCEVTDDSPQVPRMRRAAPGDEGGRGLFLVDQLALRWGATRLSRGKVVWFEQQIPRNGNT, from the coding sequence ATGGACCTGGACGAGACGCTCCGGGAACTGCGCCGGGCAGCCGTTCCCGCGTTCGCGGATTCGATCATCATCCATCTGCAGGATCCGCTGCCCGTCGGGGACGAGAAGTCGGCCGCGCCCGTCGCCCTGCATCTGCACAGCATCGACAGCGCGCCGGAGCTCGCGGACACCGAACGGACACGGACAGCCGGGCTGAAGAGCCTTCCCCTGCGCTCGGATGTCGCCGAGCGCGTGCATCCGGTCACGGGCGGCCGCCTCGCCAGGCTGCTCCTGGCCGGGCGGCCGGCGTTCGGCGACACACCGGGGGTCGCGCTCGCGGTCGCCGAGCTGCTCGGGCCCGTGGCGCAGGCGCCAGGGATGCTGCCGCCGGGCCGCAGCCAGATCATCGCCCCGCTGCACGGCCGCCACCACGTCGTAGGCACCGTCGTGCTGCTGCGCCGGCCCGACCGGCTCGCCTTCACCGGTGACGACCTGCTCGTCGCCTCACAGCTCGCGACACACACCGCCATCGGCGTCCAGAAGGCGGTGATGTACGGACACGAGGCCTCCGTGGCGGACACCTTGCAGCACACCATGCTCCCGTCGTCACTGCCCGAGCCCACCGGCGTCCGGCTGGCCAGCCGTTACCTGCCCGCCTCGAAGACCGCCCAGGTCGGCGGCGACTGGTACGACGCGATCCCCCTGTCCGGCAACCGCGTGGCGCTGATCGTCGGCGATGTCATGGGTCATTCCATGACCTCGGCCGCGATCATGGGCCAGCTGCGCACGATCGTGCAGACCCTCGCCGGACTCGACCTGCCTCCGGACGAGGTCATGCACCACCTCGACGAGCAGGCCCTGCGCCTGGGCAGCGACCACATCGCGACCTGTCTCTACGCGATCTACGACCCGATCTCGCACCGGCTGCTCATGGCGAGCGCCGGCCATCCGCCCGCGGTCCTCCTGCACCCGGACGGCCAAGCGGAGGTGCTGCGCATCCCACCGGGCGCACCGATCGGCGTCGGCGGCGTCGCCTTCGAATCCGTGGAGATGGCCGCGCCCACCGGAGCGACCCTGCTGCTGTACACCGACGGCCTCGTCGAGTCCCGCGACACGGACGTGGGAACAGGCATCGAGGCCCTGCGCACCCATCTCCAAGCCGCCCTGCACGGGCACGCCGCCCCCTCACTGGAGCTCCTGTGCGACCAGCTCCTGGGGACCATGGCCCCGGGCGCCCGGGACGACGACATCGCGCTGCTCACCGCCCGGTTCGAGGGCTTCCCTCCGGACAGCGTCGGATACTGGTACCTCGACCCCCACCCGCTGACCGCGGGACAGGCACGCCGCCTGACCCGCAGGGCACTGCGCCGCTGGGGCCTGGAATCCTTGCTCGACTCGACGGAACTCATGGTCAGCGAGGTCGTGACGAACGCCGTACGCTACGCCTCACGCCCCATCGCCTTGCGCCTGCTCCGCACCGACGTACTCCGCTGCGAGGTGACCGACGACTCGCCGCAGGTGCCCCGGATGCGGCGGGCGGCACCAGGCGACGAAGGCGGCCGTGGCCTGTTCCTCGTCGATCAACTCGCCCTGCGCTGGGGGGCGACGAGGCTCAGCAGGGGCAAGGTCGTCTGGTTCGAGCAGCAGATCCCGAGGAACGGGAACACCTGA
- a CDS encoding C40 family peptidase, producing MAPEQATSRAADGPSQEEVRQRISALYDQAETATGNYNATRATSTGTWGRVNPAADNGRRRTDPAVDDVTRQWFDVARTRLGPTVPARLPADRMPARPAERPQNGPTDRGRQAAGRPVPELTAGPVPELTAGPVPELTAGPAAARAAGPVAELTARAVPALPAAPETRQEVTKALPAPAIEPRQPSLKTSKEQIQQKLAKARDLLTRHIAAQRSTPIAAIASRPAEDAWPTSEAWAGRQATEEWQTPQSAALGTDTSLAGGMLLDTSMPFGADSAPDSEYGRKAARALAFAREQIGRPCVWGATGPGSYDCSSLTQAAWKTAGVALPRTAYEQAVTGTAIPFASIRPGDLIFFYGDVSHVGLYIGDGMMIHAPSQGGYLREESIFFAGESAIHGAARPA from the coding sequence ATGGCGCCGGAACAAGCCACATCCCGCGCGGCGGACGGGCCTAGCCAAGAAGAGGTCCGGCAGCGGATCAGCGCCCTCTACGACCAGGCCGAGACCGCCACCGGCAACTACAACGCGACCCGTGCGACGTCCACGGGGACGTGGGGGCGCGTCAACCCGGCGGCGGACAACGGGCGCAGGCGCACCGATCCCGCCGTCGACGACGTGACCAGGCAGTGGTTCGACGTGGCGCGCACGCGGCTGGGTCCCACCGTGCCGGCCAGGCTCCCGGCCGACAGAATGCCGGCCCGCCCGGCGGAACGCCCGCAGAACGGACCCACCGACCGTGGGCGGCAGGCGGCCGGCCGACCCGTCCCGGAACTGACCGCCGGCCCCGTCCCGGAACTGACCGCCGGGCCCGTCCCGGAACTGACCGCCGGTCCCGCCGCCGCGAGGGCCGCCGGTCCTGTGGCGGAGTTGACCGCCAGGGCCGTCCCCGCGCTGCCGGCCGCACCGGAGACACGGCAGGAAGTCACCAAGGCCCTGCCCGCACCGGCCATCGAGCCCCGGCAGCCCTCGCTGAAGACCTCCAAGGAGCAGATCCAGCAGAAGCTCGCCAAGGCCCGCGACCTGCTCACCCGGCACATCGCCGCACAGCGGAGCACGCCCATCGCCGCGATCGCCTCCCGGCCGGCCGAGGACGCGTGGCCCACCTCCGAGGCATGGGCCGGCCGCCAGGCCACGGAGGAATGGCAGACACCGCAATCGGCCGCCCTCGGCACCGACACATCCCTCGCCGGGGGCATGCTGCTCGACACGAGCATGCCGTTCGGCGCGGACAGCGCACCGGACTCCGAGTACGGCAGGAAGGCCGCGAGGGCACTGGCCTTCGCCCGTGAACAGATCGGCAGACCGTGCGTCTGGGGCGCCACCGGACCGGGCTCGTACGACTGTTCCAGCCTGACCCAGGCCGCCTGGAAGACCGCCGGAGTCGCACTCCCGCGCACCGCGTACGAGCAGGCGGTCACCGGCACGGCGATCCCCTTCGCCAGCATCCGACCCGGCGACCTGATCTTCTTCTACGGCGACGTCAGCCACGTCGGCCTCTACATCGGCGACGGCATGATGATCCACGCGCCGAGCCAGGGGGGCTACCTTCGCGAGGAGTCGATCTTCTTCGCCGGAGAGTCGGCGATCCACGGCGCGGCACGGCCCGCCTGA
- a CDS encoding SpoIIE family protein phosphatase: MRDITFRGVGESPEPGGEAEALLDARARVAAWGPGARKMLGYTVREILGHRADELLHDSADAADMLQRWDKGVRRASLVLRQRSGEPLEAEVWVRSLTSVNGERQWLVQAVGAEVFRTYEFGRALLKGLFTDSPFHIDLFDRELRFVAQNLTERRAGVFRGTAYSGHTMREMAPMGLLDIDALEARQRRVLETGEALIGTEVVGHHIPSSPREYVWSESILPLRNTSGTVVALAHVLSDVTQRVRSRERLVLANEAATRIGTTLDLWGTARELAEVAVPHFADICHVDLLDSVFPGREPAGDRRQRPPLLRRAACSGAAEDLGPGGAGPMVGDHDARATAPGSPFLDALAKGESILLADEQLRTCTAAVLPRRSPDGGTEVHSWLLVPMLARDLALGTAVFMRSRSPRRFEPDDVLLAEQIVTRAAVCVDNASRYHRERTTARTLRRSLLPQRLPSPSAARTASRYLPASEHTGLGGDWFDVIPLSGARVALVVGDVVGHDLQSAVTMGRLRSAVRTLADLDLSPEELLIHLDDQMNRFLDERGDEGSLVTGATCLYAVYDPVSRHCHLARAGHPPPAVVSVDGGVDFVDLPGGPPLGLGGVVFEEREITLSDGDLLVLYTDGLLESREQDLDTGLSRMRDTLSRTPVSATPQEVCDTLIRELLLPGRHDDVAVLAARMSGLAPDSHVTWEIEAQEKMVGQARDLTAQQMALWGLEEESFTTELIVSELVTNAMRHGGEPITLRLIWDHNLICEVSDGSSTSPHVRRAQDTDEGGRGLYLITQLTQNWGTRYSERGKTIWAEQPLPS; the protein is encoded by the coding sequence ATGCGCGACATCACCTTCCGCGGCGTCGGTGAGTCCCCGGAGCCCGGGGGCGAAGCGGAAGCCCTGCTGGACGCCCGCGCGCGAGTGGCGGCCTGGGGGCCGGGAGCCCGGAAGATGCTCGGCTACACGGTGCGGGAGATCCTCGGCCATCGTGCGGACGAGCTCCTCCACGACTCCGCTGATGCGGCGGACATGCTCCAGCGGTGGGACAAGGGCGTTCGTCGGGCGTCCCTGGTGTTGCGGCAGCGCAGCGGGGAGCCGCTGGAGGCCGAGGTCTGGGTGCGCTCCCTCACCTCCGTCAATGGTGAACGTCAGTGGCTCGTTCAGGCGGTTGGCGCGGAGGTGTTCCGCACATACGAGTTCGGGCGTGCCCTGTTGAAGGGACTGTTCACCGACTCCCCGTTCCACATCGATCTCTTCGACAGGGAGCTTCGGTTCGTCGCTCAGAACCTCACGGAGCGACGCGCCGGAGTGTTCCGGGGGACCGCGTACTCCGGACACACGATGCGCGAGATGGCCCCGATGGGCCTGCTGGACATCGATGCCCTGGAGGCGCGGCAGCGGCGCGTGCTGGAGACCGGCGAGGCCCTCATCGGCACTGAGGTCGTCGGCCACCACATACCCAGTTCGCCGCGCGAGTACGTGTGGTCCGAGTCCATCCTGCCCCTCAGGAACACGTCCGGGACGGTGGTCGCGCTGGCCCATGTGCTCTCCGACGTGACCCAGCGGGTCCGGTCGCGGGAGCGGCTGGTGCTGGCGAACGAGGCCGCCACCCGGATCGGCACCACCCTGGACCTCTGGGGCACGGCCCGGGAACTGGCCGAGGTCGCGGTGCCCCACTTTGCCGACATCTGCCACGTCGACCTACTGGACTCCGTCTTCCCCGGTAGGGAGCCGGCCGGCGACCGGCGGCAGCGTCCCCCGCTGCTCCGCCGGGCCGCATGCAGCGGAGCAGCCGAAGACTTGGGTCCGGGCGGGGCCGGGCCGATGGTGGGCGACCACGACGCGCGCGCGACGGCGCCCGGCTCGCCGTTCCTCGACGCCCTTGCGAAAGGCGAGTCCATCCTCCTTGCGGACGAGCAGCTGCGCACGTGTACCGCCGCAGTCCTCCCACGGCGGTCGCCGGACGGCGGGACGGAAGTCCATTCCTGGCTTCTCGTCCCCATGCTTGCCCGGGACCTCGCGCTCGGCACCGCCGTCTTCATGCGCTCCCGCAGTCCCCGCCGGTTCGAGCCCGACGACGTGCTGCTGGCCGAGCAGATCGTGACCCGCGCGGCGGTATGTGTCGACAATGCCAGCCGGTACCACCGGGAGCGGACGACGGCACGGACCCTCCGGCGGAGTCTGCTCCCCCAGCGGCTGCCGTCGCCGTCGGCGGCGCGGACGGCGTCCCGGTATCTGCCGGCGAGCGAGCACACAGGGCTGGGCGGCGACTGGTTCGACGTGATCCCCCTGTCCGGCGCACGGGTGGCGCTCGTGGTGGGCGACGTGGTCGGACACGATCTGCAGTCCGCCGTGACCATGGGCCGCCTGCGCAGCGCCGTACGCACGCTCGCGGATCTCGATCTGTCCCCCGAAGAGCTCCTCATCCATCTGGATGACCAGATGAACCGCTTCCTCGACGAGCGCGGCGACGAAGGGTCCCTGGTGACGGGAGCGACCTGTCTGTACGCGGTGTACGACCCGGTGTCGCGCCACTGCCACCTGGCACGCGCTGGTCATCCGCCACCTGCGGTGGTGTCGGTGGACGGCGGTGTCGACTTCGTCGACCTGCCCGGCGGCCCGCCACTGGGCCTGGGCGGTGTCGTATTCGAAGAGCGTGAGATCACCCTGAGCGATGGGGACCTCCTCGTCCTCTACACCGACGGACTGCTGGAATCTCGTGAACAGGATCTCGACACCGGGTTGTCCCGCATGCGGGACACCCTCTCCCGCACTCCTGTGTCGGCCACTCCGCAGGAGGTGTGCGACACGTTGATCCGTGAACTGCTTCTGCCGGGCCGTCACGACGACGTGGCCGTCCTGGCGGCCCGGATGAGCGGCCTGGCTCCGGACAGTCATGTCACCTGGGAGATCGAGGCGCAGGAGAAGATGGTCGGCCAGGCGAGGGACCTGACGGCACAGCAGATGGCGTTGTGGGGGCTGGAGGAGGAGTCGTTCACCACCGAGCTGATCGTCAGTGAGCTGGTGACGAACGCGATGCGCCACGGCGGCGAGCCGATCACGCTCCGCCTCATTTGGGACCACAACCTGATCTGCGAGGTGTCGGACGGCAGCAGCACCTCCCCCCACGTGAGGCGGGCCCAGGACACGGACGAGGGCGGACGCGGTCTCTACCTCATCACCCAGCTCACGCAGAACTGGGGGACTCGGTACAGCGAACGGGGTAAGACCATCTGGGCCGAGCAGCCACTTCCCAGCTGA
- a CDS encoding DJ-1/PfpI family protein, with protein sequence MPHIAILTFEGYNELDSLIALGVLNRIKNDDWRVTIATPSPKVTSMNGVVIEQMSTLEEACAADAVIVGSGIATREVVEDPAIMDILRRLDPSRQLIAAQCSGALVLAKLGLLGGIPACTDLITKPWVVAAGVEVLNQPFYAKDNIATAGGCLASHYLAAWIIARLQGKEAADGALHYVAPVGEKEEYMERAWRNITPYLPAAAPALV encoded by the coding sequence GTGCCGCACATCGCCATCCTCACCTTCGAGGGCTACAACGAGCTCGACTCCCTGATCGCGCTCGGTGTGCTCAACCGCATCAAGAACGACGACTGGCGCGTCACCATCGCCACCCCCAGCCCCAAGGTGACGTCGATGAACGGGGTGGTCATCGAGCAGATGTCCACCCTTGAGGAGGCGTGCGCCGCCGACGCCGTCATCGTGGGCAGTGGCATCGCCACCCGCGAGGTCGTCGAGGACCCGGCGATCATGGACATCCTGCGCCGCCTGGACCCCTCGCGCCAGCTCATCGCGGCCCAGTGCTCCGGCGCGCTCGTGCTGGCCAAGCTCGGCCTGCTGGGCGGCATCCCCGCCTGCACCGACCTGATCACCAAGCCCTGGGTCGTCGCCGCCGGCGTCGAGGTACTCAACCAGCCCTTCTACGCCAAGGACAACATCGCCACCGCCGGCGGCTGCCTGGCCTCGCACTACCTCGCGGCCTGGATCATCGCCCGCCTCCAGGGCAAGGAGGCCGCCGACGGCGCGCTGCACTATGTCGCCCCGGTCGGCGAGAAGGAGGAATACATGGAGCGCGCCTGGCGCAACATCACCCCCTACCTGCCGGCTGCCGCACCGGCGCTCGTCTGA
- a CDS encoding class I SAM-dependent DNA methyltransferase → MTSSDHGTDDETLRLDRTGQAEAFDAIGDRYHEAFPHKEGQISAGEWLIASLPAGSRVLDLGCGTGVPTARQLTDAGFELVGVDLSGGMVKLAREYVPEATFHQLDLADLRPGGRHDLGRFDAVAAFFSLLMLPRGEIPLALRTIHHLLVPGGLFVLSMVEADVDDFEIPFLGHTIRVSGYLLEDLRLVLETGGFEIVKETSYTYAPAVADVPPEEQLFLCCRRRD, encoded by the coding sequence GTGACCAGCAGTGACCATGGGACCGATGACGAGACCCTGCGGCTCGACCGTACGGGTCAGGCCGAGGCGTTCGACGCCATCGGCGACCGCTACCACGAGGCCTTCCCCCACAAGGAGGGCCAGATTTCCGCGGGCGAATGGCTGATCGCATCCCTCCCGGCGGGATCCCGCGTGCTCGACCTCGGCTGCGGCACCGGAGTGCCTACCGCACGCCAGTTGACGGACGCGGGCTTCGAGCTCGTGGGCGTCGATCTGTCCGGTGGGATGGTGAAACTCGCCCGGGAGTACGTCCCGGAAGCCACGTTCCACCAGCTGGACCTCGCCGACCTGCGACCGGGCGGCCGCCACGACCTGGGCCGCTTCGACGCCGTTGCGGCCTTCTTCTCGCTGCTGATGCTGCCGCGCGGAGAGATTCCCCTCGCACTGCGCACGATCCACCACCTGTTGGTTCCCGGCGGCCTGTTCGTCCTCTCGATGGTGGAAGCCGACGTGGACGACTTCGAGATCCCGTTCCTCGGACACACGATCCGGGTCTCCGGCTACCTGCTGGAGGACCTCCGCCTTGTCCTCGAGACCGGAGGCTTCGAGATCGTCAAGGAGACCTCCTACACCTACGCCCCCGCGGTCGCCGACGTCCCGCCCGAGGAACAGCTCTTCCTCTGCTGCAGGCGGCGTGACTGA